A genomic window from Gammaproteobacteria bacterium includes:
- a CDS encoding alpha/beta fold hydrolase: protein MPQHDFIPGLVGRLQIIYRQSNHDLPAVLICHPHPQHGGTMHNKVTYCIAKAFSDKGHAVLRFNFRGVDLSEGEWADGVGEVEDAKACIDWLAEKHSKIWLAGFSFGAYAGLKAVAEDERVERLFAVAPAVSLYDFSFLDNERRPLTVVHGTDDEIVPYDQVSRWALTHPTAVLHSIDEAGHFFLRHTNEMLAALLLEVT from the coding sequence ATGCCGCAACACGATTTTATCCCTGGCCTTGTGGGCCGATTGCAAATTATTTATCGCCAATCTAATCACGATTTGCCCGCAGTATTAATTTGCCACCCGCATCCGCAGCATGGTGGCACGATGCATAATAAAGTTACTTACTGTATTGCCAAGGCGTTTTCGGACAAAGGTCATGCTGTGTTGCGCTTTAACTTTCGTGGCGTGGATTTAAGTGAAGGTGAATGGGCCGATGGAGTGGGTGAGGTCGAGGACGCGAAAGCATGCATTGATTGGTTGGCAGAAAAACATTCGAAGATTTGGTTGGCGGGATTTTCCTTTGGTGCCTATGCGGGATTAAAAGCAGTTGCAGAGGATGAACGTGTTGAACGTTTATTCGCTGTTGCCCCCGCGGTGTCGTTATATGATTTTTCTTTCCTCGATAATGAGCGACGACCCTTAACGGTAGTGCACGGTACAGACGATGAAATTGTGCCTTATGACCAGGTAAGTCGCTGGGCGCTCACACACCCTACCGCGGTTTTACATTCTATTGACGAGGCAGGGCATTTCTTCCTTAGGCATACAAATGAGATGCTAGCCGCCCTATTGTTAGAGGTTACCTAA